DNA sequence from the uncultured Ilyobacter sp. genome:
GACGACCCTTCCATTCGGAATCGCCGGATCACTATGTCCTGCTTTCGCACCTGCTCGACCTGTCAGTCTCGCAGTCAAGCTCCCTTATGCCATTGCACTCTTCGGTTGATTTCCATCCAACCTGAGGGAACCTTTGAACGCCTCCGTTACTCTTTCGGAGGCGACCGCCCCAGTCAAACTGCCCACCTAGCACTGTCTCCATGCCTACAAAGCACAGATTAGAATTTCAAAATTACGTGGTTGGTATTCCACCAGCGACTCACACACAGCTAGCGCCATGTCTTCATTGTCTCCCAACTATCCTATACACGTAATGCCAAAACCCAATACCAAGCTACAGTAAAGCTTCATGGGGTCTTTCCGTCCTACTGCAGGTAACCGGTATCTTCACCGGTAGTACAATTTCACCAGGCCTCCCGCCAAGACAGCTCTCAAGTCATTACACCATTCGTGCAGGTCGGAACTTACCCGACAAGGAATTTCGCTACCTTAGGACCGTTATAGTTACGGCCGCCGTTCACCGGGGCTTCAATTCGGAGCTCTCACTCCTCCTCTTAACCTTCCGGCACTGGGCAGGTGTCAGCCCATATACATCGCCTTTCAGCTTAGCATAGACCTGTGTTTTTGCTAAACAGTTGCTTGAGACTCTTCACTGCGGCCGCCAATCGCTCAAGTTCGCTTGTAACTATCACAATCAGCGGCACCCCTTCTCCCGAAGTTACGGGGCCATTTTGCAGAGTTCCTTAGCGAGAGTTAGCCTGTACGCCTTAGGTTTCTCACCCTGAACACCTGTGTCGGTTTCGGGTACGGGCGGTTATAATTTAACGTTTAGAAGCTTTTCTCGGCAGCGTGGGATTTGCGCCTTCGTCCGAAGACTCCGCGTAACACCTCAGATATAACCTGGCGGATTTTCCTACCAAGTCACCCTACATGCTTGCACATGGACAACCGTCGCCATGCGCGCATACCCTTCTGCGTCCCTCCATCACAAACTATAACCGGCGCAGGAATATTAACCTGCTTTCCATTCGCCTACGCAATCTAGCCTCGGCTTAGGTCCCGGCTTACCCAGGGAAGACAAACTTTACCCTGGAACCCTTGTTCTTCCGGCGAGGGGGATTCTCGCCCCCTTTCTCGCTACTCATTCCTGCATTCTCACTTCTGATACCTCCAGGGTCCCTTATCAGTTCCCCTTCAACGGCCTACAGAACGCTCTCCTACCAATCCAACTTAAAAGTTGAATTCCACGACTTCGGTTTATAGCTTAGCCCCGTTACATTGTCGGCGCAGAGACTCTCGACCAGTGAGCTATTACGCACTCTTTAAAGGTATGGCTGCTTCTAAGCCAACCTCCTGGTTGTTACAGAATCTCCACCTCCTTTCCCACTTAGCTATAATTAGGGACCTTAGTCGGTGGTCTGGGCTGTTTCCCTTTTGACCATGGATCTTAGTACCCATAGTCTCACTCCTAAGCTCTAGAACTATGGTATTCGGAGTTTGATTGATTTCGGTAAGCGGTACGCCCCCTAGACCATTCAGTGCTCTACCCCCATAGTTGAACGCTTAAGGCTGCACCTAAATGCATTTCGGAGAGAACGAGCTATCTCCTGGTTCGATTGGCTTTTCACCCCTATACCTACCTCATCCCCCGGCTTTTCAACGACGGTGGGTTCGGACCTCCACTGTGTCTTACCACAGCTTCATCCTGGACAGGCATAGATCACCAGGTTTCGCGTCTACGACCAGCGACTGTATCGCCCTATTCAGACTCGGTTTCCCTACGGCTCCGTTATACTTAACCTTGCCACTGATCGTAACTCGCAGGATCATTCTCCAAAAGGCACGCCATCACCCCTAAAGGCTCTGACCGCTTGTAAGCACACGGTTTCAGGTTCTATTTCACTCCCCTCCCGGGGTTCTTTTCACCTTTCCCTCACGGTACTATTCACTATCGGTTAACAAGAGTATTTAGCCTTACGAGATATGGTCCTCGCGGATTCACACAGGGTTTCACGTGTCCCGTGCTACTCGGGATAGAACACACAACTTAAAGAGTTTACCTGTACGGGGCTATCACCCTCTACGGCGGAACTTTCCAATTCCTTCCAGTTACGTCTTTAAAATTGCCGGATACCTTGTAGTTCTCCAGGCGTTCTTCCCACTACCCCAATACAGCAACGGCTACATCCTTGACACTGTATTGGTTTAGGCTCTTCCCCGTTCGCTCGCCGCTACTTAGGGAATCGTTTTTACTTTCTCTTCCTCGGGTTACTTAGATGTTTCAGTTCACCCACTTACCTCTTTCGCGCTAGATCTTCAATCTAGCAGGTTGCCCCATTGGGAAATCTGCGGATCAATGCTCAATTGCAGCTAACCACAGCTTATCGCAGCTTATCACGTCCTTCATCGGCTCTTGTTACCTAGGCATTCTCCGTGTGCCCTTAATATCTTAACCTAAATTGTTCATCAGCTAACTCTCTTTATTTAGTCTGTTATTTCAAATGGAACAATCCATTTTCAACAACTTCATTTTTAAAGAAGAATTTTATGTTGATTTCTCTACTATATAGTTTCCAATGTCCATCTCAGTAATTATCCAAACCCTCGCGGGAAAGAACAATACCAAATAAATAGAGAAGGTCGTCTGTGCTCCTTAGAAAGGAGGTGATCCATCCGCACGTTCCCGTACGGATACCTTGTTACGACTTCACCCCAATCGCTAATCACACCTTAGGAACATCCCTCCCGTAAACGGGTTAGGCCTGCTACTTCAGGTGCAACCAACTCTCGTGGTGTGACGGGCGGTGTGTACAAGACCCGAGAACGTATTCACCGCGACATTGCTGATTCGCGATTACTAGCGATTCCAACTTCACGCAGTCGAGTTGCAGACTGCGATCCGAACTAAGAACAACTTTCTGAGATTGGCTCCCCCTCGCGGGATCGCTACCCTCTGTATTGTCCATTGTAGCACGTGTGTAGCCCAGCCCATAAGGGGCATGATGACTTGACGTCATCCCCACCTTCCTCCTGCTCGTCGCAGGCAGTCTCGCATGAGTCCCCAACTTAATGATGGTAACATACGATAGGGGTTGCGCTCGTTGCGGGACTTAACCCAACATCTCACGACACGAGCTGACGACAGCCATGCACCACCTGTCTCCAAGTTCCTCCGAAAAGGCACCAAAGCATCTCTGCTAAGTTCTTGGGATGTCAAGGGCTGGTAAGGTTCCTCGCGTTGCGTCGAATTAAACCACATGCTCCACCGCTTGTGCGGGTCCCCGTCAATTCCTTTGAGTTTCATACTTGCGTACGTACTCCCCAGGCGGATCACTTATCGCGTTAGCTTGAGCACGGAGGTTCGACCCCCCACACTTAGTGATCATCGTTTACGGCGTGGACTACCGGGGTATCTAATCCCGTTTGCTCCCCACGCTTTCGCGCTTTAGCGTCAGTATTCATCCAGTGAGCTGGCTTCCCCATCGGCATTCCTACAAATATCTACGAATTTCACCTCTACACTTGTAGTTCCGCCCACCTCTCTGATACTCTAGCCTTCCAGTTTCCAACGCAATACGGAGTTGAGCCCCGCATTTTCACATCAGACTTAAAAGGCCGCCTAGACGCGCTTTACGCCCAATAATTCCGGATAACGCTTGCGACATACGTATTACCGCGGCTGCTGGCACGTATTTAGCCGTCGCTTCTTCTGGTGGTACCGTCACTTTCTTCTTCCCACCTGAAAGCACTTTACGATCCGAAAACCTTCATCGTGCACACAGAATTGCTGGATCAGACTTTTAGTCCATTGTCCAATATTCCCCACTGCTGCCTCCCGTAGGAGTAAGGGCCGTGTCTCAGTCCCCTTGTGGCCGATCACCCTCTCAGGCCGGCTACCCATCATCGTCTTGGTAGGCCATTACCCTACCAACTAACTAATGGGACGCAAAGCTCTCCTCTAGCGCATATAGCCTTTCATAGTTCCACGATGCCGCAGTTCCATAATATCCGGTATTAGCTGTCGTTTCCAACAGTTGTCCCAGTCTAGAGGGCAAGTTCTTTACGCGTTACTCACCCGTCCGCCACCGTACTATCACCCGAAGGTGAATTCCAGTCGACTTGCATGTGTTAAGCATTCTGTCAGCGTTCATCCTGAGCCAGGATCAAACTCTTCATTCAAAAAGTTTATTTAAATCTCTTGCGAGATTATTAACACCTAACTTGGTCCAAATCTTGTTTGGACTTCTTTATGTCATATCTGACATTCTTTTGACTTCCTTCTCTATTTAATTGCTAATGTCCTTTTGTTTTTGTCCCTTTGAGAAAGTTGCTTTTCTCTCGCGGACAAGAAATATAATAACATATCTACAAACTTCAGTCAACACTTTTTTAATTTTTTTATAATCTTTAAGTTTTTCATCAATTCATTCTGTTTTGATTTATTCATATTATTTAAAGAGAACTTTTCTATAAAATCAAAAGAACTCCCCTGTAAAAAACAAGAGAGTCCCCTCCTTTTTATTACTTATAAAATAGTTTATAAGCCCTATAAGTTTCATATATATCAAATTTTGAAGCCAATTCAAAGGGAGAATGCATTGATATTACTGCAGGACCTGCATCAATTGTTTTTATTCCGTGATGAGCTAGATACATTGCCACAGTACCACCTCCTCCTTCATCGACTTTTCCAAGCATTGCCATCTGCCATTTTATTTTATTTTCATTAAAGAGTGTTCTTATCTCTCCCACATATTCTGCATCGGCATCATTGGTGCCGCTCTTACCTCTAGCTCCAGTGTATTTACTAACTACAATTCCATATCCAAGCATAGCAGCATTTTGTGGGTCATGTACCGACTTAAATATTGGATTTATTCCTGCATTTACGTCAGAAGAAAGCGCCCTCGAATTCCAGAAGCATTTTCTTAAAAGATAGTCAGAGTATTCTTGACCCTTTATTTTATATATCATATCAGAAACAAAATATTCTATGTAAAAAGACTGAAGTCCTGTAGACCCTGTAGATCCTATCTCTTCCTTATCAGCCATGAAACAAACTGCAGTTTTTTCAGGAATACCTTCATAATCTAATATAGCCATCATCGATGTAAAAGCACATATTCTGTCATCATGACCATAAGAACCTACTATCCCCCTATCAAATCCAACGTCTCTCGATTTGTGAGCAGGAACAAGTTGTAGTTCTGCTGAAATAAAATCTTCTTCTTCCATGCCATAGGTATCATTTAATTTTTCAAGAACTGCATATTTCACAAATTCTTTTACCTCTTCATTGTTTATTTTAGATGGTATACTTCCAACTACAATATGCAGTTCTTCACCCTTTAGTATTTCTGAAGAACTTCTGTCTCTTTGAACCTTTGAGTCTAAATGTGGAAGGATATCTGGAATAGAAAATACAGGATCATTCTCATCCTCTCCTATTATTATATCTATTTTTTCTCCAGATTTTAGAACAACCGCTCCATGTAATGCCAAAGGAGTTGATCCCCATTGATATTTTTTTATTCCACCATAATAATGAGTCTTCATGAGTGCCAAATCAGTATCTTCGTAAAGTGGGTTTTGCTTCAAGTCAAGCCTAGGACAGTCTATGTGAGAAACTATAAAATTAATTCCCTCTACTATATCTTCTTTACCTATAATTGCTAGCACAACGTTTTTTTCTCTATTTATATAATATATTTTGTCACCGGCTTTAAGAGTTTCCACTGAGGATATATCTTTAAAGCCGTGGGATTTGGCTAACTTTATACTCTCTCTAACGAATTCTCTCTCGGTTTTTCCTATATTTAAAAATTCTTTATATTTTTCTGAAAATGAAAAAATAGTTTCTTTATCTGATTTCTCTATTTTTTTCCATCCGTTTTCTTTTTTATAAAGCATGTTATCACCTCTTTTTTATTATTTTTATCCTACATATATTATAGTATAACAAATTATACTATCCAGATAAATTAAAATGTTTTTTACATAAAGAAAAGCTGCCTAAAATGACAGCTTTTTTTAATTATTTTTTCAATCTTTCGTTTATCTCTTTTGTTGCCTTTTCATAACCAGGTTTTTCCAAAAGAGCAAACATGTTTTTCTTGTATTCTTCTACTCCTGGCTGGTCAAAAGGATTTACTCCAAGTAGATATCCACTTACAGCACAGGCCTTTTCAAAGAAATAGAATAAATACCCTAAGTGGTACGCCGTTGCTTCTGGAATGTTTATCACAAGAGTGGGAACCCCTCCATCTGCATGGGCTAGTATTGTCCCCTCTATAGCTTTTTTATTTACATAGTCCATTGTTTTCCCTGCAAGATAGTTTAGGCCGTCTAAGTTAAATTCGTCCTCTTCTATTGTTATATCTGTTTCTGGTTTTTCTATATTTATAAGAGTCTCAAAAAGGTGTCTTTTTCCATCTTGTATATATTGTCCTAAAGAATGTAGATCTGCTGTAAAGTCGGCAGATGCCGGATAAATTCCTTTTCCATCTTTCCCCTCTGATTCTCCATAGAGCTGTTTCCACCATTCGGAAATATAGTGAAGTTTTGGCTCATAATTTATCATCAGCTCTATGTCTTTTCCTCTTCTGTGAAGGAGGTTTCTAGCTACTG
Encoded proteins:
- a CDS encoding aminopeptidase, coding for MLYKKENGWKKIEKSDKETIFSFSEKYKEFLNIGKTEREFVRESIKLAKSHGFKDISSVETLKAGDKIYYINREKNVVLAIIGKEDIVEGINFIVSHIDCPRLDLKQNPLYEDTDLALMKTHYYGGIKKYQWGSTPLALHGAVVLKSGEKIDIIIGEDENDPVFSIPDILPHLDSKVQRDRSSSEILKGEELHIVVGSIPSKINNEEVKEFVKYAVLEKLNDTYGMEEEDFISAELQLVPAHKSRDVGFDRGIVGSYGHDDRICAFTSMMAILDYEGIPEKTAVCFMADKEEIGSTGSTGLQSFYIEYFVSDMIYKIKGQEYSDYLLRKCFWNSRALSSDVNAGINPIFKSVHDPQNAAMLGYGIVVSKYTGARGKSGTNDADAEYVGEIRTLFNENKIKWQMAMLGKVDEGGGGTVAMYLAHHGIKTIDAGPAVISMHSPFELASKFDIYETYRAYKLFYK